GCCGCGGCGCGTCGCCTGTTACCGAAGGGCGGAACGACGATTCTCACCACCCCCGGGCGCGGCGAAGACGCGACCATCTTTATCGAAGCCATCTCGCTGCCACAGCGGCTGTTCATCGTGGGGGCGACGCACACGGCCGTGGCGTTGTGCCGCATGGCCAAAGGACTGGGATTTCGAGTCACGGTCATCGATGTCCGTGGCGCGTACGCGACTCGCGAGCGCTTTCCCGATGCCGATGAACTCTTGCGCGCCCTGCCTGGGAACGTGCTCGATCAGACCGAGCTGGATGCGGGCTCACACATTGTGATTCTGACCCACGATCCCAAATTCGACATCCCCAGTTTGGGGCGGGCCTTGCGCTCTCCGGCGCGCTACATCGGGGTTATGGCGAGCCGACGCACCTACGAGCGGCGCAAGGCGCAACTGGCGGAAGAGGGGTTCGGTCAGGACGATTTCGCCCGCATCCGGGCGCCGATCGGCCTCGACATCGGTGCCCGCACCCCCGAGGAAATTGCCCTCGCTATTCTCGCCGAGATGCTGGCGGTAC
This is a stretch of genomic DNA from Candidatus Binatia bacterium. It encodes these proteins:
- a CDS encoding XdhC/CoxI family protein — its product is MREIFADLDRWLEEGEEIALATLVRVRGSAPRLPGARLCLTRSGRMAGSVSGGCVESDVFERAVQVLDSRQPAVATYGIADELGFEVGLSCGGSIDVLIEPFAADEVWQAARQAVENQRPVALGIGIAPLPLVGRKLAVLDDDTVIGCIDSSVDQQVTAAARRLLPKGGTTILTTPGRGEDATIFIEAISLPQRLFIVGATHTAVALCRMAKGLGFRVTVIDVRGAYATRERFPDADELLRALPGNVLDQTELDAGSHIVILTHDPKFDIPSLGRALRSPARYIGVMASRRTYERRKAQLAEEGFGQDDFARIRAPIGLDIGARTPEEIALAILAEMLAVRFAADGRSLSEKNGPIHGRS